A genomic window from Solanum stenotomum isolate F172 chromosome 10, ASM1918654v1, whole genome shotgun sequence includes:
- the LOC125841575 gene encoding uncharacterized protein LOC125841575, whose product MFGSIVDVLDALVVDAYYTDERANATGYLEACQTFKIAFMLHLMRDILGITDELNKSLQKKEQDIANAMLLVVVAKRRLQMLRDDGWDALINKVSTFCIKYNILLPNFDEPYVNSGRSRRKPSDYTVLYHYRVEVFCKIIDWQLQELNDRFNEVTTDLLHGVACLNPVDSFSSFNIRKIMRMAKLYPDDFDEFSMNALENQLATYFIDVRDMDERFSNLNGLCDLSIKLVETKKNLNFPLVFCLVKFALLLPVAIASVERAFSAMILL is encoded by the coding sequence ATGTTTGGATCTattgttgatgttcttgatgCACTTGTTGTTGATGCATATTATACCGATGAAAGAGCTAACGCAACAGGATATCTCGAAGCTTGTCAAACATTTAAGATTGCTTTTATGTTGCATTTGATGAGAGATATCTTAGGAATCACAGATGAGCTCAATAAATCCTTGCAAAAGAAAGAACAAGATATTGCAAATGCTATGCTACTGGTTGTAGTAGCAAAGAGAAGGTTGCAAATGCTAAGAGATGATGGATGGGATGCACTTATTAATAAGGTATCCACATTTTGTATCAAGTATAACATTTTGTTACCTAATTTTGATGAGCCATATGTTAATTCTGGAAGATCAAGGCGTAAACCTTCCGATTATACGGTCTTATATCATTATCGTGTTGAAGTATTTTGTAAGATTATTGATTGGCAGCTTCAAGAACTCAATGATCGTTTCAATGAGGTGACTACTGATTTGCTTCATGGAGTTGCTTGTTTGAATCCAGTTGACTCATTTTCTAGTTTTAACATCAGAAAAATAATGAGAATGGCTAAGTTATATCCTGATGACTTTGATGAGTTTAGTATGAATGCTCTTGAGAATCAACTTGCCACTTACTTTATTGATGTTCGTGATATGGATGAAAGGTTCTCCAATCTTAATGGACTTTGTGATCTCTCAATAAAATTAGTTGAGACAAAGAAGAACCTAAACTTTCCTCTTGTATTCTGCTTAGTGAAATTTGCTTTGCTTTTACCAGTTGCCATTGCATCCGTTGAAAGAGCTTTTTCGGCAATGATACTATTGTAA
- the LOC125841576 gene encoding uncharacterized protein LOC125841576, with the protein MRRFNPEWFKEYHDWLEYSVTNDAAYCLNCYLFKDDNIHQGGGEVFSTVGFKSWNKKKSFKQHIGGPNSTHNQAKKKSEDLMRQQQSIISACERQSDQVKHEYWLRLSASIDVVRLLLNQGFAFRGHDESKSSLNRGNFLEILSWYAKHCDKIYDYVLERAPQNDQMTSPMIQKDIVTACKIETIKAIIQELNGDYFYLLMCHVRSKWLSFYDMLIEWDLWWSD; encoded by the coding sequence ATGCGTCGTTTTAATCCTGAATGGTTTAAAGAGTATCATGATTGGTTGGAATATAGTGTAACTAACGATGCAGCATATTGTTTGaattgttatttgtttaaaGATGATAACATTCATCAAGGTGGAGGTGAAGTATTTTCTACTGTAGGGTTTAAGAGTTGGAATAAGAAGAAAAGTTTTAAGCAACATATTGGTGGGCCGAATAGCACTCATAATCAggcaaaaaagaaaagtgaagatCTAATGCGACAACAACAGTCTATTATATCTGCATGTGAGAGACAATCTGATCAAGTTAAACATGAGTATTGGCTTCGCTTGTCTGCCTCAATTGATGTAGTAAGACTTCTTTTGAATCAAGGATTTGCATTTCGGGGTCATGATGAATCTAAATCATCACTTAATAGAggtaattttcttgaaattctctCATGGTATGCGAAACATTGTgataaaatttatgattatgtATTGGAACGTGCTCCTCAGAATGACCAAATGACTTCTCCAATgattcaaaaagatattgtCACTGCGTGTAAGATAGAAACCATCAAAGCTATTATCCAGGAATTAAATGGTGactatttttatcttttgatgTGTCATGTAAGGAGCAAATGGCTATCGTTTTACGATATGTTGATCGAATGGGATTTGTGGTGGAGTGATTGA